A DNA window from Cherax quadricarinatus isolate ZL_2023a chromosome 25, ASM3850222v1, whole genome shotgun sequence contains the following coding sequences:
- the LOC128689954 gene encoding uncharacterized protein isoform X3, translating to MELLCSVLMLMLCVEKVVSLAEYNTYDLETFTPCIDDREKASIIINPWKAAILKVGYLFDDDGSPASHKIHECKVTVNTKEDFGLAAVIEEMKITGTQDKHTNGWVCHGDYVKLSTSGPSFWSKLISSLPFGLFKSKSTEELCGTRKKRQLFSEIGSSANILSTLANNLEVLFHQRQSRDYPVNNTFTIVITAFKHTKDEACKGKFKCTGNDNYCIDPSYVCDNHFNCAFPSGGGDELQCAVKAVYHPIFSTTTTIITVLAGIVGAGLVVCCLFTIIMKAKSRNDTPSGTPVPPVGHTPAGAAPNLQRQHTLPPYEAVVMSDASQNWKSSTLPSPEVGEYPPSYHMLFPEGPPKDLQTETAHTHEETNSLVNNPSAPSAPPAPLVPPAP from the exons ATGGAGTTGTTATGTAGTGTACTGATGCTGATGTTATGTGTTGAGAAGGTGGTGTCATTAGCCGAGTATAATACCT ATGACCTTGAAACCTTCACACCATGCATAGATGACCGTGAAAAGGCTTCCATAATTATTAACCCATGGAAAGCAGCCATTTTAAAAGTTGGATACTTGTTTGATGATGATGGTTCTCCAGCTAGCCATAAAATCCATGAGTGCAAG GTTACTGTAAATACAAAGGAAGATTTTGGTTTAGCTGCTGTGATTGAAGAAATGAAGATCACAggaacacaagacaaacacacaaATGGTTGGGTGTGTCATGGTGATTATGTTAAG CTCAGTACTTCTGGCCCATCATTTTGGTCAAAGTTAATTAGTTCACTTCCTTTTGGTTTGTTCAAGAGCAAGTCAACTGAAGAATTATGTGGAACTCGAAAGAAGAGGCAATT GTTTAGTGAAATTGGTTCCAGTGCAAATATACTTTCCACACTAGCAAACAACTTGGAAGTGCTGTTTCACCAACGGCAGAGCAGAGACTATCCAGTAAACAATACCTTCACCATTGTTATTACAGCATTTAAACACACAAAAGATGAAG CTTGTAAGGGCAAGTTCAAGTGTACTGGAAATGACAACTACTGCATCGACCCAAGTTATGTGTGTGACAACCACTTCAACTGTGCCTTTCCATCAGGAGGAGGAGATGAATTGCAGTGTGCAG TAAAGGCAGTGTATCATCCCATTttctccacaaccacaactatcaTCACTGTATTGGCAGGCATTGTTGGCGCTGGCCTTGTTGTCTGCTGCCTCTTCACAATTATCATGAAAGCCAAGTCTCGGAATGATACGCCATCCGG AACCCCTGTACCACCAGTTGGACACACTCCAGCTGGTGCAGCACCAAACCTTCAACGGCAACATACTCTTCCACCCTATGAGGCAGTAGTCATGTCTGATGCAAGCCAAAACTGGAAGAGCAGTACTCTGCCATCTCCTGAGGTGGGAGAGTATCCACCTAgttatcatatgctttttccagAGGGCCCACCCAAAGATTTGCAGACAGAAACTGCCCATACCCATGAAGAGACAAATTCTCTAGTTAATAACCCATCTGCCCCATCTGCTCCACCTGCTCCACTTGTTCCACCTGCTCCATAA
- the LOC128689954 gene encoding uncharacterized protein isoform X1 gives MELLCSVLMLMLCVEKVVSLAEYNTYDLETFTPCIDDREKASIIINPWKAAILKVGYLFDDDGSPASHKIHECKVTVNTKEDFGLAAVIEEMKITGTQDKHTNGWVCHGDYVKLSTSGPSFWSKLISSLPFGLFKSKSTEELCGTRKKRQLFSEIGSSANILSTLANNLEVLFHQRQSRDYPVNNTFTIVITAFKHTKDEVFSEACKGKFKCTGNDNYCIDPSYVCDNHFNCAFPSGGGDELQCAVKAVYHPIFSTTTTIITVLAGIVGAGLVVCCLFTIIMKAKSRNDTPSGTPVPPVGHTPAGAAPNLQRQHTLPPYEAVVMSDASQNWKSSTLPSPEVGEYPPSYHMLFPEGPPKDLQTETAHTHEETNSLVNNPSAPSAPPAPLVPPAP, from the exons ATGGAGTTGTTATGTAGTGTACTGATGCTGATGTTATGTGTTGAGAAGGTGGTGTCATTAGCCGAGTATAATACCT ATGACCTTGAAACCTTCACACCATGCATAGATGACCGTGAAAAGGCTTCCATAATTATTAACCCATGGAAAGCAGCCATTTTAAAAGTTGGATACTTGTTTGATGATGATGGTTCTCCAGCTAGCCATAAAATCCATGAGTGCAAG GTTACTGTAAATACAAAGGAAGATTTTGGTTTAGCTGCTGTGATTGAAGAAATGAAGATCACAggaacacaagacaaacacacaaATGGTTGGGTGTGTCATGGTGATTATGTTAAG CTCAGTACTTCTGGCCCATCATTTTGGTCAAAGTTAATTAGTTCACTTCCTTTTGGTTTGTTCAAGAGCAAGTCAACTGAAGAATTATGTGGAACTCGAAAGAAGAGGCAATT GTTTAGTGAAATTGGTTCCAGTGCAAATATACTTTCCACACTAGCAAACAACTTGGAAGTGCTGTTTCACCAACGGCAGAGCAGAGACTATCCAGTAAACAATACCTTCACCATTGTTATTACAGCATTTAAACACACAAAAGATGAAG TGTTTTCAGAAGCTTGTAAGGGCAAGTTCAAGTGTACTGGAAATGACAACTACTGCATCGACCCAAGTTATGTGTGTGACAACCACTTCAACTGTGCCTTTCCATCAGGAGGAGGAGATGAATTGCAGTGTGCAG TAAAGGCAGTGTATCATCCCATTttctccacaaccacaactatcaTCACTGTATTGGCAGGCATTGTTGGCGCTGGCCTTGTTGTCTGCTGCCTCTTCACAATTATCATGAAAGCCAAGTCTCGGAATGATACGCCATCCGG AACCCCTGTACCACCAGTTGGACACACTCCAGCTGGTGCAGCACCAAACCTTCAACGGCAACATACTCTTCCACCCTATGAGGCAGTAGTCATGTCTGATGCAAGCCAAAACTGGAAGAGCAGTACTCTGCCATCTCCTGAGGTGGGAGAGTATCCACCTAgttatcatatgctttttccagAGGGCCCACCCAAAGATTTGCAGACAGAAACTGCCCATACCCATGAAGAGACAAATTCTCTAGTTAATAACCCATCTGCCCCATCTGCTCCACCTGCTCCACTTGTTCCACCTGCTCCATAA
- the LOC128689954 gene encoding uncharacterized protein isoform X2, protein MELLCSVLMLMLCVEKVVSLAEYNTYDLETFTPCIDDREKASIIINPWKAAILKVGYLFDDDGSPASHKIHECKVTVNTKEDFGLAAVIEEMKITGTQDKHTNGWVCHGDYVKLSTSGPSFWSKLISSLPFGLFKSKSTEELCGTRKKRQLFSEIGSSANILSTLANNLEVLFHQRQSRDYPVNNTFTIVITAFKHTKDEEACKGKFKCTGNDNYCIDPSYVCDNHFNCAFPSGGGDELQCAVKAVYHPIFSTTTTIITVLAGIVGAGLVVCCLFTIIMKAKSRNDTPSGTPVPPVGHTPAGAAPNLQRQHTLPPYEAVVMSDASQNWKSSTLPSPEVGEYPPSYHMLFPEGPPKDLQTETAHTHEETNSLVNNPSAPSAPPAPLVPPAP, encoded by the exons ATGGAGTTGTTATGTAGTGTACTGATGCTGATGTTATGTGTTGAGAAGGTGGTGTCATTAGCCGAGTATAATACCT ATGACCTTGAAACCTTCACACCATGCATAGATGACCGTGAAAAGGCTTCCATAATTATTAACCCATGGAAAGCAGCCATTTTAAAAGTTGGATACTTGTTTGATGATGATGGTTCTCCAGCTAGCCATAAAATCCATGAGTGCAAG GTTACTGTAAATACAAAGGAAGATTTTGGTTTAGCTGCTGTGATTGAAGAAATGAAGATCACAggaacacaagacaaacacacaaATGGTTGGGTGTGTCATGGTGATTATGTTAAG CTCAGTACTTCTGGCCCATCATTTTGGTCAAAGTTAATTAGTTCACTTCCTTTTGGTTTGTTCAAGAGCAAGTCAACTGAAGAATTATGTGGAACTCGAAAGAAGAGGCAATT GTTTAGTGAAATTGGTTCCAGTGCAAATATACTTTCCACACTAGCAAACAACTTGGAAGTGCTGTTTCACCAACGGCAGAGCAGAGACTATCCAGTAAACAATACCTTCACCATTGTTATTACAGCATTTAAACACACAAAAGATGAAG AAGCTTGTAAGGGCAAGTTCAAGTGTACTGGAAATGACAACTACTGCATCGACCCAAGTTATGTGTGTGACAACCACTTCAACTGTGCCTTTCCATCAGGAGGAGGAGATGAATTGCAGTGTGCAG TAAAGGCAGTGTATCATCCCATTttctccacaaccacaactatcaTCACTGTATTGGCAGGCATTGTTGGCGCTGGCCTTGTTGTCTGCTGCCTCTTCACAATTATCATGAAAGCCAAGTCTCGGAATGATACGCCATCCGG AACCCCTGTACCACCAGTTGGACACACTCCAGCTGGTGCAGCACCAAACCTTCAACGGCAACATACTCTTCCACCCTATGAGGCAGTAGTCATGTCTGATGCAAGCCAAAACTGGAAGAGCAGTACTCTGCCATCTCCTGAGGTGGGAGAGTATCCACCTAgttatcatatgctttttccagAGGGCCCACCCAAAGATTTGCAGACAGAAACTGCCCATACCCATGAAGAGACAAATTCTCTAGTTAATAACCCATCTGCCCCATCTGCTCCACCTGCTCCACTTGTTCCACCTGCTCCATAA